In Torulaspora globosa chromosome 1, complete sequence, a genomic segment contains:
- a CDS encoding uncharacterized protein (ancestral locus Anc_5.577): MDLEYLKPGFDPNSLKVAQLRRILMENGVEFSPQSKKSTLVGLFEARVKPEIPKLRSRYDNLLPSDKGIVKVAVNSSKKVKKREKQKKKKGKISSAESAALSGSENHEADSNSGASAKSDRAVDLIASTAFSDVNEFQQGGAAKRKARKRKIVEKEGNEDREGLLDMGVGVEDQSHGGALDKKRRRKIGEGEHTPITEKVAQKSPNKSPHKSLTIDKFESSSSSESSFNESSILNVSRRGHAGTERSDDRDTIKNDFSFERKTLVPDLNSLNVSPAFADELKVAYKDNSVPVLARPESHSELEMNYISGPAEISVGKETSTEASTNVPHGDLTSTAKSESSDDNRECQLDTEKDVSHHGDINVEQPSMINTSQLPAEVDLVGTHDYIEQVTEKEHNLRTRAWPAKTFFKSLGRMLRDISLFLIIVMPIIYGLWYREQRILIGYCGHETETGKLFDSKITALSKIDEFLESQKPNCLPCPDHAICYPLMQMKCQPEYALHRNRWSLHHLLPLSDSCVKDTKREKLVSEVVKKSLEFLRMKNAQYSCGASNDYSKSGMTEKELYQIFYESRAPWINDDEFDELWSQAVSDLIKEPEITWRQVSNDFFSSSNSKIIITNNQEKWVQLPNSKPSAIDSTNDQLTIDGVPAKTGHFSETDRGKKTRILRSTSKKYVGLRCRFEREIYQTYNKYAYLIWSTVILVILVKYTSYRIRKFYKQREVIEELSKKVVSKLKAVKKQDQVPDFLSVVQLRDVLLADITDLSYKNKLWQAVAKTLERNNTNVRSTLMEIHGEIMKCWEWIGPLDSNTHDSQQ; the protein is encoded by the coding sequence ATGGATTTGGAGTACCTGAAACCTGGCTTTGATCCGAATAGCCTGAAAGTGGCGCAACTGAGAAGGATTTTGATGGAAAATGGAGTCGAGTTCTCACCGCAGTCGAAGAAGAGTACGTTGGTAGGGCTGTTTGAAGCGCGTGTGAAGCCTGAGATACCTAAGTTGAGGAGCAGATACGACAATTTGTTGCCCAGTGATAAGGGGATTGTGAAAGTGGCAGTGAACAGCAGTAAGAAAGTcaaaaagagagagaagcagaagaagaaaaagggTAAGATTAGCAGTGCAGAATCTGCAGCTTTATCCGGATCAGAGAACCACGAGGCTGATAGCAACAGCGGCGCTAGCGCCAAATCTGATCGCGCGGTGGATCTCATCGCCAGCACAGCGTTTAGTGACGTTAACGAGTTTCAGCAAGGCGGTGCTGCCAAGAGAAAAGCTaggaagagaaagataGTAGAGAAGGAAGGGAATGAGGATCGAGAGGGGCTCTTGGATATGGGAGTCGGTGTGGAAGATCAATCGCATGGCGGAGCCTTGGATAAGAAGAGGAGACGCAAGATTGGCGAAGGTGAACATACTCCTATTACGGAAAAGGTGGCTCAGAAGTCACCTAATAAATCACCACACAAGTCCTTGACTATCGATAAGttcgaatcttcttcatcttcggAATCTTCTTTCAATGAGTCTTCGATCCTTAATGTATCTCGCCGGGGTCATGCTGGAACCGAGAGATCCGACGATCGGGATACTATCAAGAATGATTTCAGTTTTGAGCGGAAAACGCTTGTGCCTGATCTCAATAGCCTGAACGTTTCGCCTGCTTTTGCGGATGAACTAAAGGTGGCCTATAAGGATAACTCCGTCCCCGTTCTTGCTCGGCCGGAGTCGCATTCCGAACTGGAAATGAACTACATATCCGGCCCGGCAGAAATAAGCGTAGGAAAGGAGACATCCACTGAAGCGTCAACTAACGTACCCCATGGAGATTTGACTTCAACTGCTAAGTCTGAATCATCAGATGATAACAGGGAATGTCAGCTCGACACTGAGAAAGATGTCAGTCACCATGGAGACATCAACGTCGAGCAACCCTCGATGATAAATACATCTCAACTGCCTGCGGAGGTCGATCTTGTGGGGACGCACGATTATATCGAGCAAGTCACAGAGAAAGAGCATAACCTTCGTACGAGGGCTTGGCCGGCTAAAACATTTTTCAAGTCGCTTGGAAGAATGCTGCGGGATATCTCACTTTTCCTTATAATTGTCATGCCTATCATTTATGGTCTTTGGTATCGTGAACAAAGAATTTTGATAGGTTATTGTGGGCATGAGACAGAAACAGGCAAACTGTTTGATAGCAAAATAACAGCACTTTCCAAAATTGATGAATTTCTGGAGAGTCAAAAGCCAAATTGTTTGCCTTGTCCGGATCATGCCATTTGCTACCCATTAATGCAGATGAAGTGCCAACCTGAATACGCACTGCATAGAAATAGGTGGAGCTTACATCATTTGCTTCCACTTAGTGATAGTTGCGTTAAAGACACgaaaagagaaaaattAGTCTCCGAGGTCGTTAAGAAATCTCTGGAGTTTCTAAGGATGAAGAATGCTCAGTACTCTTGTGGAGCGTCTAATGATTACTCCAAGAGTGGAATGACGGAAAAGGAATTATATCAAATATTTTATGAATCACGGGCTCCCTGGATCAACGACGATGAATTCGATGAGCTGTGGTCTCAGGCCGTCTCAGACCTGATTAAGGAACCTGAAATAACTTGGAGGCAAGTGAGTAATGACTTTTTTTCATCAAGTAATTCAAAAATCATTATTACTAACAATCAAGAGAAGTGGGTTCAGTTACCAAACAGTAAACCTTCAGCCATTGACAGCACCAACGACCAGCTTACAATCGATGGTGTTCCGGCAAAGACAGGACATTTTTCAGAGACAGACAGAGGGAAAAAGACGAGGATTCTTCGCTCGACATCCAAGAAGTACGTCGGGCTTAGATGTAGATTCGAAAGGGAGATCTATCAAACTTACAACAAGTACGCCTATTTGATTTGGTCAACCGTCATTCTCGTCATTCTGGTAAAATACACTTCATACAGGATCAGGAAATTCTATAAACAGCGTGAGGTTATAGAGGAATTGAGTAAGAAGGTCGTGAGTAAACTGAAGGCTGTCAAGAAACAGGACCAAGTGCCTGATTTTTTAAGTGTGGTTCAGTTGAGAGATGTACTGCTTGCTGACATCACCGATCTCAGTTATAAGAACAAATTGTGGCAAGCTGTAGCAAAGACTCTAGAAAGGAATAATACCAATGTTCGCTCCACCCTCATGGAAATTCACGGCGAAATAATGAAATGTTGGGAATGGATTGGACCACTTGACAGTAATACTCATGATAGTCAACAATAG
- the CMI8 gene encoding Cmi8p (ancestral locus Anc_5.583), translating to MSGKDGKQDRGIGNPPSYEETMRQDAAARDAQRGYSHTPRVNSKRGFPGGQKLTYHVSKKESSD from the coding sequence ATGTCTGGCAAGGATGGGAAACAGGACCGTGGCATTGGAAATCCGCCTTCTTACGAGGAAACTATGAGACAGGACGCTGCTGCCAGGGATGCTCAGCGTGGTTACAGCCACACCCCCAGGGTGAACAGTAAGAGAGGGTTTCCAGGAGGCCAGAAGTTGACTTATCATGTCTCCAAAAAAGAGTCGTCGGATTAG
- the PFA5 gene encoding palmitoyltransferase PFA5 (ancestral locus Anc_5.579), producing the protein MGFYVPRWQPPSWVKYSAPFMLLALITYCTWGFAHRLCYDQLFKKLGRQSVAIGLICVVTFLDALLVVLWCQIKIIGPGRLPKVPPYMILPEDSVDYRSSETTTMIPSLIPPLCYQSGPNGQPIWCNDCASVKTDRAHHSTDLNYCVPRFDHRCVLLCAVIGKDNYRLFLQFVMYMALLAVIVVVSICVFLRQIRKDLDDNLIAILAITIWGYVMSAAMLSTHILCIMKNRTTVEVMARRKAHSKLSYCCYYNVKDGCRYVVQLERDESSDLWRKRPLWRNFSDFLGPNVLFWFIPIGFPNSKHRELEANNDGYPTLPTILGRYYESYGDEGKEMIEKKIAENQYVTKFYAYGDRYHLIN; encoded by the coding sequence ATGGGGTTCTATGTTCCACGATGGCAGCCCCCATCGTGGGTTAAGTATTCTGCGCCTTTCATGTTGCTAGCTCTGATTACATATTGCACCTGGGGTTTTGCGCATAGGCTGTGTTATGATCAGCTATTCAAGAAGCTAGGTCGCCAATCAGTTGCCATTGGTCTCATTTGCGTTGTTACATTTCTAGATGCTTTATTGGTAGTTCTATGGTGTCAAATCAAAATTATAGGGCCAGGTAGACTGCCTAAGGTACCGCCTTACATGATACTTCCAGAAGACTCGGTTGATTATCGAAGCAGTGAGACAACGACAATGATTCCGTCGCTGATACCGCCTTTGTGCTATCAATCAGGGCCCAATGGGCAGCCAATCTGGTGCAATGATTGTGCAAGTGTCAAAACCGATAGGGCACATCACTCTACGGATTTGAACTATTGCGTTCCACGGTTCGACCACAGATGTGTCCTGCTGTGTGCCGTTATTGGGAAAGATAACTATCGTCTGTTTCTGCAATTTGTGATGTACATGGCTCTTTTGGCCGTTATCGTAGTGGTCTCCATATGTGTGTTTCTCAGGCAGATTCGTAAGGATCTGGACGACAACTTGATAGCTATCCTAGCAATTACAATTTGGGGATACGTGATGAGCGCAGCAATGCTTTCTACTCATATTTTGTGCATCATGAAGAATAGGACGACAGTCGAGGTTATGGCTCGAAGAAAAGCTCATAGTAAACTCAGCTATTGCTGCTACTATAACGTTAAAGATGGCTGCCGCTATGTTGTACAGTTAGAAAGGGATGAAAGCAGTGACTTGTGGCGTAAAAGACCACTATGGCGTAATTTCAGTGACTTTTTGGGCCCCAATGTGCTATTTTGGTTTATACCTATAGGCTTTCCAAACTCAAAGCATCGGGAGCTGGAGGCAAATAATGATGGTTATCCAACTCTGCCGACGATTTTGGGTCGCTACTACGAATCATACGGTGACGAGGGCAAAGAAATGATagaaaagaagatcgcAGAAAATCAATATGTTACAAAATTCTATGCTTATGGGGATAGGTACCATCTAATTAATTAA
- the AMD1 gene encoding AMP deaminase (ancestral locus Anc_5.578) — translation MDMKIEESAKELTDLSLEPAPSNDFGAFDQDGEEANEKVAIEDDESPMKDAHFSYHESKQLFDNESKRIALDDKSAPSPLVDQPSFKNGKGTPSSSVVLQKDSSLSSGAQNTVPYPPSGEMWDSKEKQDTTAAYKMGMLADDAAQQFLDEPSPELVGLYKNVAECRALRAKYQDSSLQRSDQNPKNKPGWKIYPPPPKPTYDAVTKTVVKVANPPDSVVFEFAQCEIPGEDTEWDFMSNDDDSYVVHRVGNKKDLISDVPSLRDYYLDLEKLVSISSDGPAKSFAFRRLQYLEARWNLYYLLNEYQETSVSKRNPHRDFYNVRKVDTHVHHSACMNQKHLLRFIKHKLKHCSDEKVIFRDDKVLTLDEVFKSLQLSGYDLSIDTLDMHAHKDTFHRFDKFNLKYNPIGESRLREIFLKTDNYIRGSYLAEITKQVISDLENSKYQNCEYRISIYGRSIDEWDKLASWVVDNKVFSHNVRWLVQIPRLYDIYKKTGAINTFQEIITNLFRPLFEVTKNPQSHPKLHVFLQRVIGFDSVDDESKVDRRFHRKYPKPSLWESSQNPPYSYYLYYLYSSLASLNQWRSKRGFNTLVLRPHCGEAGDPEHLVSAYLLAQSISHGILLRKVPFVQYLYYLDQIGIAMSPLSNNALFLTYDKNPFPRYFKRGLNVSLSTDDPLQFSYTREPLIEEYSVAAQIYKLSNVDMCELAKNSVLQSGWEASIKAHWIGKNFEKDGVQGNDVGKTNVPNIRVNYRWDTLSTELELVEHFAKF, via the coding sequence ATGGATATGAAAATTGAAGAGAGCGCTAAGGAATTGACCGATTTATCGTTGGAGCCAGCTCCATCCAATGATTTTGGAGCGTTTGATCAGGACGGCGAAGAAGCTAATGAGAAAGTTGCcattgaagacgatgagtCGCCAATGAAGGATGCCCACTTCTCATATCATGAGAGCaagcagctgtttgataATGAGTCGAAACGGATTGCGCTGGATGACAAATCAGCTCCTTCACCGCTCGTGGATCAACCGTCGTTTAAGAATGGTAAGGGCACCCCTTCTAGCTCAGTGGTGTTGCAAAAAGATAGCTCTCTGTCTTCAGGAGCTCAGAATACGGTTCCTTATCCTCCTAGCGGTGAAATGTGGGACtcgaaagagaagcagGACACGACGGCTGCTTATAAGATGGGGATGCTTGCGGATGACGCGGCTCAGCAGTTCTTGGATGAACCTTCACCAGAGCTGGTTGGGCTTTACAAGAATGTTGCGGAGTGCCGCGCTTTGAGAGCCAAGTATCAGGATTCGTCCTTGCAAAGATCAGACCAGAATCCTAAGAATAAGCCCGGCTGGAAAATCTACCCTCCACCACCTAAACCTACTTACGATGCGGTAACCAAGACAGTGGTCAAGGTAGCGAACCCGCCGGACTCAGTGGTGTTTGAATTTGCTCAATGTGAGATACCTGGTGAAGACACGGAATGGGATTTTATGTCAAACGATGACGATTCCTATGTGGTTCATCGCGTGGGAAATAAGAAAGACCTGATTTCTGACGTCCCGAGCTTGAGAGATTACTACTTGGATCTAGAAAAGTTGGTGTCGATTTCTTCTGATGGACCAGCGAAGTCGTTCGCCTTCCGAAGATTACAATACTTGGAGGCTCGTTGGAACTTATACTATTTGTTGAATGAATACCAAGAGACCAGCGTCTCCAAAAGAAACCCACATAGAGATTTCTACAATGTCAGAAAGGTGGACACTCACGTTCACCACTCGGCTTGCATGAATCAAAAACACCTGTTGCGTTTCATCAAACATAAGTTGAAGCATTGCAGCGATGAAAAGGTCATCTTCAGGGATGATAAGGTTTTGACTTTGGACGAGGTATTCAAGTCGCTACAATTGTCTGGTTATGATTTATCCATCGATACGCTGGATATGCATGCCCACAAGGACACTTTTCACAGATTCGATAAGTTTAATCTAAAGTACAATCCCATTGGTGAATCTCGTTTGAGAGAAATTTTCCTAAAAACAGATAACTACATCAGGGGTTCGTATTTAGCTGAGATTACGAAACAAGTCATCTCAGATCTAGAGAACTCCAAGTATCAAAATTGTGAGTATAGAATATCGATTTATGGCCGTTCCATTGACGAGTGGGATAAGCTAGCCAGTTGGGTTGTGGACAATAAAGTCTTTTCACACAACGTGCGTTGGTTAGTCCAAATTCCTCGCCTCTATGATATTTACAAAAAGACAGGCGCGATAAATACTTTCCAGGAAATCATTACAAATCTATTCAGACCACTTTTTGAGGTGACCAAAAACCCTCAGTCTCACCCAAAGCTACATGTCTTTTTGCAAAGAGTCATTGGTTTCGATTCAGTTGACGATGAATCCAAGGTTGACCGCCGTTTTCACAGGAAATACCCCAAGCCTTCCTTATGGGAGTCTTCTCAAAATCCTCCTTACTCCTACTACCTGTACTACCTTTACTCAAGCTTGGCCTCTTTGAATCAATGGAGAAGCAAACGTGGCTTTAATACGTTAGTACTAAGGCCACATTGTGGTGAAGCCGGTGACCCAGAGCATTTGGTATCGGCGTATCTGCTTGCCCAAAGTATCTCTCACGGTATTCTGCTGAGGAAGGTTCCATTCGTCCAATACTTATACTACCTTGACCAAATTGGTATCGCGATGTCTCCTCTGTCGAACAATGCGCTGTTTTTGACTTATGATAAGAATCCATTTCCTAGGTACTTCAAAAGAGGCTTGAACGTTTCCTTATCGACAGATGACCCATTGCAGTTTTCTTACACCAGAGAACCTTTGATTGAAGAGTACTCCGTTGCTGCACAAATTTACAAGCTGTCAAATGTTGACATGTGCGAGTTAGCAAAGAACTCGGTCCTGCAAAGTGGTTGGGAAGCTTCGATCAAAGCACACTGGATTGGTaagaactttgaaaaggATGGTGTTCAAGGCAACGATGTGGGAAAGACTAACGTACCGAACATCAGAGTTAATTATAGATGGGACACGCTTTCGACAGAGCTGGAGCTTGTCGAGCACTTTGCCAAATTTTAG
- the TFB3 gene encoding TFIIH/NER complex subunit TFB3 (ancestral locus Anc_5.580), whose translation MSCSVDDYYDNKDMCPICKTDRYLSPDVKFLVNPECYHRICESCVDRIFSLGPAQCPYKNCDKILRKNKFKTQIFDDVAVEKEVDIRKRVFSVFNKKLDDFGDNLEEYNKYLEEIEEIVYNLDNGVDVATTEEKLRAYEELNRQLIMTNIERNKQDLESFEQRQQFEKEMKMKKRMLLKQIEEEDRMNKEWAKKEIVNRLSSAEDVDDVIEGVKNTVKLKKSSARRKLEELNRVMMNNPYLAANSGGPRKDTVPFTPFNGDRDVSKRYTLEESLYSDPFIKDLQERKDFVASGFRVDYVYERMLTEAFMGLGCVISEELQTS comes from the coding sequence ATGAGCTGTTCAGTGGACGATTACTATGACAATAAGGATATGTGCCCGATCTGCAAGACAGACCGATATCTGTCGCCAGATGTGAAGTTTCTAGTGAATCCCGAATGCTACCACAGGATTTGTGAGTCATGTGTGGATCGTATATTCAGTCTTGGACCTGCACAATGCCCCTACAAGAATTGTGATAAgattctgaggaagaatAAGTTTAAGACgcagatctttgatgatgtgGCGGTGGAGAAAGAGGTCGATATTCGTAAACGGGTGTTTTCTGTGTTCAATAAGAAGCTGGATGATTTTGGGGACAACTTAGAGGAGTATAACAAGTACTTGGAGGAAATAGAGGAGATAGTTTACAATCTGGACAATGGGGTTGACGTTGCCACGACAGAAGAGAAACTGCGGGCGTATGAGGAGCTCAATAGGCAGCTGATCATGACCAATATAGAGCGTAACAAGCAAGACTTGGAGAGTTTCGAACAGAGACAGCagttcgagaaggaaatgaagatgaagaagcggaTGTTGCTCAAGCAAattgaagaggaagacaGGATGAATAAAGAATgggccaagaaagaaatcgtGAATAGGCTATCGAGCGCAGAAGATGTCGATGATGTTATAGAAGGCGTTAAGAATACAGTtaagttgaaaaaatcgTCAGCCAGAAGGAAGTTGGAGGAGCTGAATAGGGTTATGATGAATAACCCATATCTAGCGGCCAACAGTGGTGGACCCAGAAAGGACACCGTCCCCTTCACGCCCTTCAATGGTGACAGAGATGTCTCGAAACGATACACACTAGAGGAGTCGCTCTACAGCGACCcattcatcaaagatctgcaaGAGAGAAAAGATTTCGTCGCCTCGGGCTTCAGGGTAGATTATGTTTACGAGCGAATGCTTACTGAGGCGTTCATGGGTCTCGGATGTGTCATTAGCGAAGAACTACAAACCTCTTAA
- the LFT1 gene encoding Lft1p (ancestral locus Anc_5.582), translating into MMQADEESASSPERREIDQQLDALLPLSQITDAESEQPRILYELLDEVPHGRKLMNHLLSSASDLQLNEQDLCHGHLHKAASATADRWYEEERRASTQALPAALQLDAPVIFSWSKKAAAAKTSPQKSKPHAAARETTNQTLFKSISARLTEIARQRETLQHGPMDENGSRRSESSASKHQWASSEFHVDPLQEFVARALPRASKKEHSEKKKVKRRSLLNFWGGGTHKRKEDRKATQEAEPNQGRYSTEQSHHIEASSIAEEAEPGRPALENHTQLPDTALNLNSFIPLQPKKK; encoded by the coding sequence atgatgcaAGCTGACGAGGAGTCTGCCTCAAGCCCGGAGAGACGAGAAATAGACCAACAATTAGATGCACTTCTCCCGTTGAGCCAAATTACCGATGCGGAATCAGAACAGCCAAGAATACTTTATGAATTACTAGACGAGGTACCGCATGGCAGGAAACTGATGAATCATTTGCTCTCCTCAGCGAGTGACCTGCAATTGAATGAGCAAGATCTCTGTCATGGCCATCTGCACAAAGCCGCGTCAGCTACAGCTGATAGATGGTATGAAGAGGAGAGGAGGGCCAGCACCCAGGCCCTGCCAGCGGCGCTGCAACTTGATGCTCCTGTCATATTTTCGTGGAGTAAGAAAGCTGCCGCGGCAAAGACGAGTCCTCAGAAGAGTAAACCGCATGCTGCGGCCCGAGAAACCACCAATCAAACGCTATTCAAGTCTATATCTGCCAGGCTAACCGAGATTGCGAGGCAGAGAGAGACACTGCAGCATGGACCCATGGATGAAAACGGCTCCAGAAGATCCGAGAGCAGCGCAAGCAAGCACCAATGGGCCAGTTCAGAATTCCATGTGGATCCGCTGCAGGAATTCGTAGCCAGGGCATTACCTAGAGCTTCCAAGAAGGAGCAcagcgagaagaaaaaggttAAAAGACGTAGTCTGCTGAATTTCTGGGGCGGAGGTACCCACAAGAGGAAGGAGGATCGCAAGGCCACCCAGGAAGCCGAGCCCAACCAAGGTCGCTACTCGACCGAGCAATCACATCACATCGAAGCCAGCAGCATAGCTGAAGAGGCAGAGCCCGGCCGGCCGGCGCTGGAAAACCACACACAGCTGCCCGACACTGCCTTGAACTTGAATTCGTTCATTCCCTTACAACCTAAAAAGAAGTGA
- the CGI121 gene encoding Cgi121p (ancestral locus Anc_5.581) encodes MSSINRCYTVLPQFPDYTVSISLFEDVSNAQELRSKVAELPFALIDARAICSREQLLSAIYRALVEVSYNKRRTKSLHSECLLCLSPSSNIGEAFKNFGLKDDCKTLIAVQILGPNDQNAVERLGEEIHGREVELLDQTLQQHCDETFIRKVCGHQR; translated from the coding sequence ATGTCGTCGATCAATAGGTGTTACACCGTTTTGCCACAGTTCCCAGATTACACAGTGTCGATTTCGCTGTTTGAGGATGTGTCTAACGCTCAGGAGCTTCGATCAAAAGTTGCTGAGCTGCCATTCGCTTTGATCGATGCTAGGGCTATATGCTCGAGAGAACAATTGCTCTCAGCAATCTATCGAGCACTTGTTGAGGTTTCCTATAACAAGAGGAGAACAAAAAGCTTACATTCAGAGTGTCTGCTGTGTCTGTCACCGTCATCGAACATTGGCGAAGCATTCAAGAATTTTGGGCTGAAGGATGACTGCAAGACACTGATTGCTGTCCAAATACTGGGGCCAAATGACCAAAATGCAGTAGAGAGGCTTGGCGAAGAGATCCATGGTCGGGAGGTCGAGTTGCTTGATCAAACACTTCAACAACACTGCGACGAGACCTTTATAAGGAAGGTATGTGGTCATCAACGTTAG